A portion of the Melanotaenia boesemani isolate fMelBoe1 chromosome 2, fMelBoe1.pri, whole genome shotgun sequence genome contains these proteins:
- the armc5 gene encoding armadillo repeat-containing protein 5: MAASPVKDDWKHSRVPPVEGQPLLPESSLTWCLAHLHKPGSGTENHVDSGGLREMDKRSRVYQWRALVAIRTQHIKSGKAGIARFRGQGGLRPLLNLLKHPECSRKTLDLALSILANCCTELETRLEVRKLGGINILVDIMKKNVAMETVQNRAARALGNLAMDPESSALIHSAGGVPLLLLSVSLSSASSSPTAAPPTDPSPKLECAQSAARALLYLSDSPSNRLSLLTQGTLSALAPLIAPEYPQILRRAALKTLHELTRGCGVECAREVSRSGVLAQLGVMASGDSGTPFEELALKTLANMCSQGCLRPLVGSLGVIQKFVEEVKKDPLKSGVFLKALCLCCKEAVNRAKVKDSGGLEVLTGFLSAHQSHPLSRLAILACVDFVFDESAMEQLQEFGLVPLLVAQLVKLTREEEQIVEKMDVSFTTSMSSTELFLSSGLDSFDFPPPEGYKKEETGREQGLCSSSFLSLRSWLLSEGLISSEGDLLDASSVDGEWGSPQVPSSSSSPQTSSPNPYSISSLKNSSNSAVSVTPKKAALHSPVSSSSSSSSSSITPQTLSSPNKTTQTPLSPSKFSSSQKRRRAPSMTSLTKVTLDTPPSIPRSTTYHHPYHPEPWTPESPILLLLSRFSHASDPSAALVSSGVMSGLLYYLTQHQDPSSRCFRMLCRLSCNPNCLQALVRTGSVALIRHHLCQRGGGLEGGEKRTDRVKDKVKQLGTALLNNLRVQCESGFGSGVLAHVMLSGSESDKMNCALSLPFICSNKSLLRKLLLDSGGLLVALQRLGCDTDDEVDEDRTECEQLLSDLFNSPHSGLTSQLRSLYFSLLIGCLSALTVTIKTDFAKRKTNPFTTPSARNIDKDSPPPLKKPRLADICPYGNSNFDLVLLLDDGTQVPANREAVAGAEGTDSVGSEYFRALLRGGFGESQSNAEEAIHIKDVSAGMLLPVLHYLHGCRISKDTETAKDKEGGRREQCQILDTMAFDVLDVCQNEAEELSDELGFQKTPLGEMMIGACRFLVNELQTELEDLCVSRLLSCYSKASSEGVSAPTEDNAEKTVPKMDQDFPKSAKESLACQTSELELTGLTKKLNSSLQEMETKITSVVETIQKITGLNAALDKNTIKRVTSVSKSVCASTDKSLEPEKLSLGPKDLLQSVKPAAQGSGSSVTVVAVEALAALLPQLYWFSQRYSYPTLGRACLTLLLGCQNCPQPFFSSSVAGDCLRRLAREVDCIETLKRDLIWLTSAALK; encoded by the exons ATGGCTGCATCACCTGTGAAAGATGACTGGAAGCACTCGAGAGTACCCCCCGTAGAGGGGCAACCATTATTACCGGAGTCATCTTTGACCTGGTGCTTGGCTCACCTCCACAAACCTGGATCAGGTACTGAAAACCATGTAGATTCTGGTGGTCTCAGAGAAATGGACAAGAGATCTAGAGTCTATCAGTGGCGAGCCCTAGTTGCTATACGGACGCAGCACATCAAGAGTGGCAAGGCCGGCATTGCCAGATTCAGAGGTCAGGGTGGTCTCCGACCCCTGTTGAATCTGCTCAAACACCCAGAGTGCTCGAGGAAAACTCTGGACCTGGCTCTTAGCATCTTGGCCAACTGCTGCACTGAGCTGGAGACACGCTTGGAG GTTCGTAAACTGGGTGGAATCAATATTTTGG TGGACATCATGAAGAAAAATGTAGCCATGGAGACGGTCCAGAACCGAGCAGCCCGGGCTTTGGGAAATTTGGCCATGGATCCAGAAAGCTCAGCACTCATCCACTCTGCTG gtggtgttcctcttcttctcctgaGCGTGTCCCTGTCCTCTGCCTCATCCTCTCCCACAGCTGCTCCACCCACAGATCCCAGTCCCAAACTGGAGTGTGCTCAGTCAGCTGCTCGGGCTCTTCTCTACCTCTCAGATTCCCCCTCAAACCGCCTTTCACTGCTCACTCAAGGGACATTATCTGCTCTTGCTCCTCTCATTGCTCCAGAATATCCCCAGATTTTGAGGAGGGCGGCATTAAAGACCCTCCATGAGCTGACCCGGGGCTGTGGTGTTGAATGTGCCAGGGAAGTGTCCCGTTCTGGGGTCCTGGCTCAGCTTGGTGTCATGGCATCAGGGGACTCGGGTACACCCTTTGAAGAGCTTGCACTCAAAACACTGGCTAACATGTGCTCCCAAGGTTGCCTGCGACCTCTTGTGGGATCCCTGGGGGTCATTCAGAAATTTGTTGAGGAGGTTAAAAAGGATCCACTGAAGTCAGGAGTCTTCCTTAAGGCTCTCTGCTTGTGCTGCAAAGAAGCAGTGAATCGGGCCAAGGTCAAAGACAGTGGTGGGTTGGAGGTGCTAACAGGCTTCTTATCTGCTCATCAGAGTCACCCACTGTCCAGGCTAGCTATTCTGGCCTGTGTTGACTTTGTTTTTGATGAATCTGCCATGGAGCAGTTGCAAGAGTTTGGGCTGGTCCCTCTTCTTGTTGCACAGTTAGTGAAGCTCAccagagaggaggagcagataGTTGAAAAAATGGATGTGAGCTTCACCACCAGCATGTCTTCCACGGAGCTCTTTCTCTCCTCAGGTTTAGATTCTTTTGACTTTCCCCCTCCAGAGGGATACAAGAAGGAGGAGACTGGTAGAGAACAAGGTCTATGTTCATCAAGCTTTCTAAGTCTCAG GTCCTGGTTGCTGTCTGAAGGATTGATATCTTCTGAAGGAGACCTGCTGGATGCTTCCAGTGTTGATGGGGAATGGGGGAGTCCTCAggtcccatcatcatcatcatctcctcaAACATCATCCCCGAACCCATATTCCATTTCCTCTCTCAAGAACTCATCCAACTCTGCTGTCTCTGTAACACCTAAAAAGGCAGCTCTGCATTCCCCtgtttcctcttcatcttcatcatcctccaGTTCAATCACGCCTCAGACCCTTTCCTCGCCTAATAAAACTACCCAAACACCTCTCTCTCCATCAAAGTTCTCATCCTCACAGAAAAGGAGAAGGGCTCCCTCAATGACTTCCCTAACTAAAGTCACTCTTGACACCCCTCCTTCCATACCTCGGTCAACGACTTACCATCACCCATATCACCCAGAGCCCTGGACGCCTGAGTCTCCCATCCTGCTACTGCTGTCACGGTTCTCCCACGCCAGCGACCCAAGTGCCGCTCTGGTCAGCTCAGGCGTCATGTCCGGCCTGCTGTACTACCTCACTCAGCACCAGGACCCCAGCAGCAGGTGTTTCCGTATGCTTTGCAGGCTGAGCTGCAACCCAAATTGTTTGCAGGCACTGGTTCGAACCGGCTCTGTAGCACTGATTCGCCACCATCTCTGCCAAAGAGGAGGGGGATTAGAGGGAGGTGAAAAGCGGACCGACAGAGTTAAAGACAAAGTTAAACAGCTGG GTACTGCTCTTCTGAATAATCTGCGTGTGCAGTGCGAGTCTGGGTTTGGCTCGGGTGTTCTTGCACATGTGATGCTATCAGGCTCAGAGTCGGACAAGATGAACTGTGCACTTTCTCTGCCCTTTATCTGCAG CAACAAATCCCTGTTGAGGAAGCTTCTTCTGGATAGTGGCGGGCTGCTTGTGGCTTTGCAGCGCCTTGGCTGTGACACTGATGACGAGGTGGATGAAGACCGTACAGAGTGTGAACAGTTGCTCTCTGACCTGTTTAATTCACCACATTCAGGTCTGACTTCTCAGCTCCGTTCTCTGTACTTCTCTCTCTTGATTGGATGCCTGTCTGCTCTGACAGTTACGATTAAAACTGACTttgccaaaagaaaaacaaatccattcACAACACCTTCAGCCCGTAATATTGACAAAGATTCACCCCCTCCCTTGAAAAAGCCACGCCTAGCTGACATATGTCCTTATGGTAACTCAAACTTTGACCTGGTCTTGCTGCTGGATGATGGAACCCAAGTCCCAGCCAATAGGGAGGCTGTGGCTGGGGCAGAGGGCACAGATAGCGTTGGCTCCGAATACTTTAGGGCTCTGTTAAGGGGTGGGTTTGGTGAATCTCAGAGCAATGCAGAAGAAGCCATTCATATCAAAGATGTTAGCGCAGGAATGTTACTGCCGGTGCTGCATTACCTGCATGGGTGTCGCATCAGCAAAGACACTGAAACAGCAAAGGAcaaggaaggagggaggagagagCAGTGTCAGATTTTGGACACAATGGCCTTTGATGTGTTGGATGTTTGCCAAAATGAAGCAGAGGAGCTCTCAGACGAGTTGGGTTTCCAGAAAACACCTTTAGGTGAGATGATGATTGGAGCCTGCAGGTTTTTGGTAAATGAACTACAGACAGAGTTGGAGGATCTCTGTGTGTCACGTCTTTTGTCCTGCTACTCCAAGGCTTCTAGTGAAGGTGTGTCAGCTCCAACAGAGGACAACGCTGAAAAGACTGTACCTAAAATGGACCAAGATTTCCCCAAGTCTGCTAAGGAGAGCCTGGCTTGTCAGACATCTGAGTTGGAGCTGACTGGACTGACAAAGAAACTGAACAGTTCACTACAAGAAATGGAGACGAAGATAACTTCCGTTGTTGAAACGATACAAAAAATCACAGGACTGAATGCAGCTTTagacaaaaacacaatcaaaagaGTCACTTCTGTCTCTAAATCAGTGTGTGCTTCAACAGACAAATCACTCGAGCCAGAAAAGTTGTCATTAGGACCAAAGGACTTGCTGCAAAGTGTGAAACCAGCAGCTCAGGGTTCTGGTTCTTCAGTAACTGTTGTTGCAGTTGAAGCCCTGGCTGCTTTACTGCCCCAGTTGTACTGGTTTTCTCAACGGTATAGCTATCCAACACTGGGTAGGGCCTGCCTGACCTTGCTGCTGGGCTGTCAGAACTGTCCTCagccatttttttcctcttccgtTGCTGGGGATTGCCTTCGCAGACTTGCCAGAGAGGTGGACTGTATAGAAACTCTCAAACGGGACCTGATATGGCTCACCTCAGCAGCTCTGAAATGA